In a single window of the Amycolatopsis sp. cg5 genome:
- a CDS encoding cyclase family protein gives MPMRRRVLAAGVAGLFGAFATGRTAQAVENTENAEAAVPPVRLDLLNLVNLSHVNDPATTNVFPGDPAFTLETIATIPENGYYLQFVREGEHTGTHWGAPGHFNTGQPLADEMDPADLFLPAVKIDIRAKAARNADYAVTIDDLKAWERKHGRIPNDSMVILWTGWDAKWGTPAFPNLDADNRIHQPGFSIPAVKWLIDTGRLGRRGGTGTDTFSPDVGTDETYTVSQLVYQRHRISLEILANLRALPTTGAWVLAGGPIHRHGSGSTATIFGVLPPGVRA, from the coding sequence ATGCCGATGAGGCGCAGAGTGCTGGCCGCCGGAGTGGCGGGGTTGTTCGGCGCGTTCGCGACCGGGCGCACCGCCCAGGCCGTTGAGAACACCGAGAACGCCGAGGCCGCGGTCCCGCCCGTCCGGCTCGACCTGCTGAACCTGGTCAACCTCTCGCACGTCAACGACCCGGCGACGACCAACGTGTTCCCCGGCGACCCGGCGTTCACCCTGGAGACCATCGCCACGATCCCGGAAAACGGCTACTACCTGCAGTTCGTCCGCGAAGGCGAGCACACAGGGACGCACTGGGGCGCGCCAGGCCACTTCAACACCGGCCAGCCGCTCGCGGACGAGATGGATCCGGCCGACCTGTTCCTGCCCGCCGTCAAGATCGACATCCGCGCCAAGGCCGCGCGCAACGCCGACTACGCGGTGACGATCGACGACCTGAAGGCGTGGGAACGCAAGCACGGCCGCATCCCCAATGACTCGATGGTCATCCTGTGGACCGGCTGGGACGCCAAGTGGGGCACGCCGGCGTTCCCCAACCTCGACGCCGACAACCGCATTCACCAGCCCGGTTTCTCGATCCCGGCGGTCAAGTGGCTCATCGACACCGGCCGCCTCGGCCGCCGCGGCGGCACGGGCACCGACACGTTCAGCCCTGACGTCGGCACCGACGAGACGTACACGGTGTCCCAGCTCGTCTACCAGCGGCACCGGATCAGCCTGGAGATCCTCGCGAACCTGCGCGCGCTGCCGACGACGGGCGCCTGGGTGCTCGCGGGCGGGCCGATCCACCGGCACGGCTCCGGCTCGACGGCGACCATCTTCGGCGTGCTCCCGCCGGGCGTCCGGGCCTAG
- a CDS encoding LuxR C-terminal-related transcriptional regulator, whose product MLRSPATDTVTVVLADEQPVVRGGLRALLSAIDGVAVAGEAGTAQQALRETLLHRPDVLVLDLRFGIGVVREVLRRSPGTAVLVFTTIDDDESIFAALSAGVRGYLFKGAEPEDLAQAVRGVSAGAAVLSPAIAARVGELLSRRLGAPAVPGLTAREHEVLTLMAVGLRNSEIALRLRLASKTVSNHISAIFAKLGVKDRTAAVIVAREAGLGRGQLASVR is encoded by the coding sequence ATGCTGCGGAGCCCCGCCACGGACACCGTCACCGTCGTGCTGGCCGACGAGCAGCCGGTGGTCCGCGGTGGCCTGCGCGCGCTGCTGTCGGCGATCGACGGCGTCGCCGTCGCTGGCGAAGCGGGCACGGCGCAGCAGGCGCTGCGGGAAACGCTCTTGCACCGCCCCGATGTCCTGGTGCTGGACCTGCGGTTCGGGATCGGCGTGGTGCGCGAGGTGCTGCGCCGGTCGCCGGGCACGGCGGTGCTCGTGTTCACCACGATCGACGACGACGAGTCGATCTTCGCCGCGTTGAGCGCCGGCGTCCGCGGCTATCTGTTCAAGGGCGCCGAACCGGAGGATCTCGCGCAGGCGGTGCGCGGGGTTTCCGCTGGCGCGGCGGTCCTGTCGCCCGCGATCGCCGCACGGGTCGGCGAACTGCTGTCCCGCCGGCTCGGCGCACCGGCGGTGCCGGGGTTGACGGCGAGGGAGCACGAGGTGCTGACGCTGATGGCCGTCGGGCTGCGGAACTCCGAGATCGCGTTGCGGTTGCGGCTCGCGTCGAAGACGGTCAGCAACCACATCTCGGCCATTTTCGCCAAGCTGGGCGTGAAAGACCGCACGGCGGCGGTCATCGTCGCACGCGAAGCCGGCCTGGGCAGAGGTCAGCTCGCCTCGGTGAGATAG
- a CDS encoding oxygenase MpaB family protein: MTRQDYGFFGPDSPTWKVWTAPTALVGFQRSVVLEHFDPFLTAAVADLRGIYTDPVGRLDRTLAYFLTVAVADSPTALALSEHLMKVHAEATGIEPITGKRYSANNPKSQLWIHVTGWHSVLKCYELYGPGPLSPAEEARYWADCVLAAELQTCKPSDVPTSREEVREYFAAVRPTLCVTERAREGMHYLLRTPRAQGKLRLWAMSRLMAPLTIASLPKWMRELGGFDQFGVVDLAVRPAGRLAMLAAGPPKAKLAVISGTLPMTHRALSDHLRDETPVRPEVVTPAQARYLTEAS, encoded by the coding sequence ATGACGCGCCAGGACTATGGCTTCTTCGGACCGGACTCGCCGACCTGGAAGGTGTGGACGGCGCCCACCGCACTGGTCGGCTTCCAGCGGTCGGTGGTGCTCGAGCATTTCGACCCGTTCCTGACCGCCGCCGTCGCCGACCTGCGCGGGATCTACACCGATCCGGTCGGGCGGCTCGACCGCACGCTGGCCTACTTCCTGACCGTCGCGGTGGCCGACAGCCCGACCGCGCTGGCGCTGTCCGAGCACCTGATGAAGGTGCACGCCGAGGCGACCGGCATCGAGCCGATCACCGGCAAGCGCTACAGCGCCAACAACCCGAAGTCCCAGCTGTGGATCCACGTCACCGGCTGGCATTCGGTACTCAAGTGCTATGAGCTGTACGGGCCCGGCCCGTTGTCCCCGGCGGAGGAGGCGCGGTATTGGGCGGACTGCGTCCTCGCCGCGGAACTCCAGACCTGCAAGCCGTCGGACGTGCCGACCTCACGGGAAGAGGTGCGTGAGTACTTCGCCGCCGTCCGCCCGACGCTGTGCGTGACCGAGCGCGCCCGCGAGGGAATGCACTATCTGCTGCGCACCCCGCGTGCGCAGGGCAAGCTGCGGCTGTGGGCGATGAGCAGGCTGATGGCCCCGCTCACGATCGCCAGCCTGCCGAAGTGGATGCGCGAACTCGGCGGCTTCGACCAGTTCGGCGTCGTCGACCTGGCCGTCCGCCCGGCCGGTCGCCTCGCGATGCTGGCGGCCGGTCCGCCGAAGGCCAAGCTCGCCGTCATCTCGGGCACCCTCCCGATGACCCACCGGGCGCTGAGCGACCACCTGCGCGACGAAACCCCGGTGCGGCCGGAGGTCGTGACCCCGGCGCAGGCCCGCTATCTCACCGAGGCGAGCTGA
- a CDS encoding TetR/AcrR family transcriptional regulator: MAGKRRTYAARVPAEQRRTELLDAALALVVTAGHSAVTMEAVAERAGVTKPVVYGVFDNRAALLSALLRREQEQALRQVLEIMPDDLTAPGLLPQLLRDFLDVVAKSPDRWRCVVMPMPDLPAQFHAARESARALTLARAEDFARATLHWLDPEIAAHTMVTLAEMAARLVLTDPARFQPDRFVDALSALTDSRVH, translated from the coding sequence TTGGCCGGCAAACGGCGTACCTATGCGGCGAGGGTGCCCGCCGAGCAACGGCGGACCGAGCTGCTCGACGCGGCGCTGGCATTGGTGGTCACCGCCGGGCACAGCGCCGTGACGATGGAGGCCGTCGCCGAGCGCGCCGGTGTCACAAAACCGGTCGTATACGGCGTTTTCGACAATCGGGCCGCGCTGCTGAGCGCGTTGTTGCGCCGAGAGCAGGAACAGGCATTGCGCCAAGTGCTCGAAATAATGCCGGACGATCTCACCGCGCCGGGCCTGTTACCTCAGTTGCTGCGCGATTTTCTCGACGTGGTCGCGAAATCCCCTGACCGCTGGCGTTGTGTCGTCATGCCGATGCCGGACCTGCCCGCACAGTTCCACGCCGCGCGCGAGTCCGCCCGCGCGCTCACCCTCGCGCGCGCGGAGGACTTCGCGCGCGCGACGTTGCACTGGCTCGATCCCGAAATCGCCGCGCACACGATGGTCACCCTCGCCGAAATGGCCGCCAGGCTCGTCCTCACCGATCCAGCGCGCTTCCAGCCGGACCGGTTCGTCGACGCGCTGTCCGCGCTGACCGATTCGCGAGTCCACTGA